GAACATCTAGACTAATAAGCATTTCATAAAAATGAACATCTAGAAATCAAACCTATGAAGGCTGAGTGTGAAGGAAGGATGCCGGCTGTGAAGGGTGGCAGTAGCGGGAGGAAGACGGTGGAAGGGGTGGCGACAGtaggtggttggcagaggtgaaGGGGTGCGCTGGTAGGAGGGTTGGCGGAggtgaagggttggtggctgtgAAGTGGTGACAGAGGTGAAGGGGTGGCGGTTGTGAAAGGTTGTCAGCGGTAGGAGGGGTGGCGGTAGTAGGGGTGGCGGTAGTAGGGGTGGCAATGGTGGAGGGGTTGACAATGGGGAGGGGAGGCGGAAGTAGGAGGAGAGGGGTGGAGGAGATGAGACTAGGGTTTCTTGTTATGTTTGGATTTGAGGGCAAGAAGAGGTTAGAAGAGGTCATCCCACATCTGCACCAAAAAGAGGAAGCGCATAGCTTTTTTAATGAAATTTCTTCGAGAAAACAAACAATCTGCAGACCCAAACGTCTGCGCGTGGTTTGTGCAGCGCGGACATAAGAGGACAAGGAGAGCTtttcagaaaaaacaaacacccctaaGTTTATGTGAACCACTTATATTGATACATGTAATTAAAGCTGTACGTATGCTAACATGGCCAAAAGAGGGTTGTCACATACTCTCCAtatgaaagaaatttcgtcctcgaaacttAGACAATGATATGCTTAGAATTCAAGTTAGAAGTTCATCTACAACGGAAGTGTTAAAGCACATAACTTTATATCTTTACTTATGCAATGCATGACTTTCAAATCATAAACAAAAGAAAGTTACGATTATTTACAAATGCCGAGACCTATATACACTTTTGTATCTTTAACTTTACCTATAAAAATTAAAAGGTTTTTCTCTTTTTGATTAACCTACCATAGGTTTCCCCGTTAAGAAAAAAAGAAAGACATGTGCTTCTTCTTCAATTGGGTAGTTTCCTAGGGTAACCAATTTCATCCGAAGGATCTAAACATGTTCGATTTCAATcatttcagtaaatttttatctTATTATACTTGTTTAATAAAGAACACATAAATTTTTATCTTATTATATAATCTTTTGAACTAAGGCATTTTTCAAATTCGAATACGCTGATAACATGCGTTCTGGGTGGTGTGgattttctttttatattttttaattattaattaatatataaaccTATGATTAAGCTTTATTTCACAATttctttttttcaatttttttaattactCACCCACATATTTCACAATTCATATTTAGACAACACGCCTTCGTGAAGGTGAAACCACTCTGCACACATATGGCTCCCGATgcacttcttttttttttctttctacattTCACATTCACCGTAACACATACTCCAACTTAGATGATACTTCAAAAGGAACAATCAAGGAGATAGATTTAATCACAAGAAGCTATAAAAAAGATTTAACACCTCCATCGACAACGACACTGCGTATTATTGTTTATGCATTCTCCAAGAGCCATATTCCCCCTCAACTCCGTACAACCACCATCGCAAACGGCGGCATAACAATCAACCGCTGGAAAAATGTATTCGCATACCTTGAATGGTGGTGCGTCCACGTCATCACCTAACACATAACACTTATCAATTTATGTGATACTAAACatatataaaaagaaaaagaatcaATTAGAATATAGTAAATCACATGTAATAGTAGTCGTAGTTGCAACGATTAGTAACAGAAAGATGCAGACAAACTTCATTCTAGTATTGCTTTGTGGTTTCAATAACTTTAATCAGAACACAGATTCATTCATAACATTGTGCATTTATAAGTGTGTTGACAATCTTATGAATTAAGTGCCTATATCGGTTACCATATATCAATAATAAATAGTTAATTAATATATGTATTTAAGTATATTATTTTTAATTGTTCTTTTAGTTTCATACAGCACAAAGTATTTAAAATCTATTGTATTAAAATATAGtatttttaaaactttttatACCAATTAATATATTTATTATCCATACCGACACTCAATTATACGTGCATGCACCGACATGGCCAAATTGAACTTTCTAAGTAAATAACTACGGAATGCCTTGATAGAGTGGAATTTAGGACATTGCACTAAGTTTTGTCCATCATATGTTTTAAGATGTATAAACACTAGACTTTGACATGCTTAAATTCTAGTTACAAGTTCATATACAACGGAAATGTTAAAGCACATTACTTTATATCTTTACCGACAATCAGTTATATAATGCATGACTTTTAAATCATAAATAAAAGAGTTACGATTATTTACAAATGACCAAACCTATATACACGTTTGTAtctttaactttaataataaacTAAGTTCATTTATCTCATTTGAATAGTTAATCATAACCTAAGTTCGTTTTATGTCATTTGAATGGTTAATCATAACCTGCATTCGTTTTATGTCATTTGAATCGTTAATCATAAACTGAGTTCATTTCAAGTCATTTGAATATTTAATGAAAAACTAAGTTCGTTTCAGGTCATTTGAATAGTTAATAACAAACTAAGCATGTTTctcccccgaagtataaaaacaagtaaaaaaggGACCATGAACTCATAGTATTCATCTTCCTGCTTCTACCCGAAGACGTCGGCTAAGGGTGCGTGCACTACCCGTTTTCTACAAAGCGAGAGGCAGTAATAAGACCTCATACCTAATTAGAATGACAAATGACTAGGAATTCTACCATaaactaaggggttgtttggtagcctcttaatgatcaTTCAGATGCTATATTTGATGGTTTAAAACccctgaatgaataagaggtaaccccAAGCTATATTTTGATGGTTTAAAACCCCTggatgaataagaggtaaccccaagtctgaatggttaagatgtaacctctgaatggtaattcatcacatgtcacattcttctatcttctcattggtaaaattcttaatggttccattaagaggtagtctcttaatgaccattcagaggctaccaaacagcccctaagtgtaTATAGTGTTGATGAGGTTAATAGTTGGTTCGTTtgtaaaaacaaaatttacaaaacaaaactGTTAAACATTTATTCTCAAAGCttgggttttgattatgttttatACTTTCAAATTTCTTAGTATTCATGTCATCAAAACTTTACGACAATTCAGTCTTGGGATGTGGATAAATGTTGTGTAAAGTGTGACAAGTTTTAGGGCTTGTCGTTACTGTTTATTAAACTTTTCACTGTTTTTGGGCAAAATGACTCCAAACTTTTGGATTCTTTTCAAAACTGTTTTGGAACATAAAAATACACCATTTCGAACTTAAAAATTGTAGGGGTGTATTTCTATAATTTATAGATGTTGGTTTGGAAATAAATGTTGTGTTAAATACACGTAAAAACCCTAAAATTACTAGAAGTACTTCAAATGCCCAATAATTCAAAACCAATTTCCCAAAAATAACGTTGACTCTATATATTTCGAGAAAAATATTAGGAttaatatttttcatgtttttgttgagaaaatataaataaaagtctttaaaatgtaGTTAAAAACCATTATTTAAAACATAGCTCCCCTACTTTGTTTCACTTAATTTCGTATTATGAgcttattataaataataaaattactGTAAACATTTGGTATTTTTTTGGGTAGTCTTAGTATTTTATTTTGCTTTACTGGTTATTTATGCTCTGAAATTATTAAAAATACATAGACACCTCAGAAAAAATCTGCATTTTGGTCAACAACCTTCTTGTGATGTCACAAGTCTAATGTAGAATGTTTAGGATTCTTTGAAAACTCGTAGATAGGGTTTCCACCCTTATGGCTTTCTTTTCGGTATTgatttttgtttctttatttCCAAGAGGTGTTTAACCAATTTTCCTCATAAAACCActatatcaaacttgtttaaGTACAAGTTAAGTGGATTCATTAAAAAAAGATGAATCTAGGCTTTTTGAACACATCTTGTAGCCTGTTTTGTACACTTTTTGTTCATTCAGTTTGTTCAACCACTTTCTaaagtttattttcagaaaattttacatgtttataacCCTAACAACTTAATGGCGATGTTGGTTTAAGAATCTTTCAAAAATAATTGATATTTTACCAGATGTGATGTAGAATACTTGTTTGTTTTAGTGTGTTGAATGTTTTTCCATGTTTGTGGGTGAATAATTGAGAAACATCCTCACATATGTGCATGTATTATAGATAATTCTTCTATGACAACATCTTCGTGGCAACCAAAACAACAAGTTCATCAAATAAAACAATAACATTGGTTTCTTTACATAAAAGTGTTCGCCAAGTATATTTTCTTGAAAGTTTTGAAGCATACCTAAGTTCTTTCATGACTTGGAAGTTTGTGGATGTTTTAAAACTAGAAGTTTTACCTTATAAAGATGAAGATTGCTTAGAGTTTCTTTAAAGAACTTTAAGTGAAGTTTGGGAGTGTGGTGTGTGTTTTGCTTCTTGTTTTTGGTTTTAAGGGgaacaaagagagagagagagagagagagagagagagagcaaacaATACAAAAAGTGTCTTATTCATTGAACAACAAATTTCTCTTTAACACGATGCAAACAATACAAAAAGTGTAATGGACTATTGAAGGTCTTTTTCTTTacagttgaaaattaaaaaagaaaataaaggaATCAAGATATGATTACAAACAGTGTAATTTCCAAGTAATCGAAAAAAGATTTAGATGACATTCAAAATAACTAGGGAAGAGCACCACAAATTCTTCGTATGACTCCTTCTTGACCTGTTAAAGTCCTGATTTCACTCATCTTCACCATTGCAGCTGCAAAATCCGACTTGAACTTTGAAGGATTATTGCTATATTCTCTAACAATGCTGTCTGTTGATCCTCCGCTAAACAACACTTGATCAGACTCAAGAAGACCCTTCTTTTGTATCAAGTTCTTGAAGTAAGTATAATCAAACGAATTAGGTGTCACTAAATCGAGTGGTGCAAGATTTCCGTTGCCGTCGTTGACAGGGCATCCACGTCTACGCGTGCTAGCAAATCCTGCATCAATATCTGATCCGTTGTTGTATATCCTATCACGGAATAAGAAGCATTGCGCTTGTCCAATAGTATGAGCTCCTGCATTAACCACATCTTCAATATTAGCTCACACTTTGTTATAATTTatacaataaaatatatattaatcgATGAATTAATTAAGCTACATATACGGCAAATAAGCACCTGATAATGCAACCATGTCCCGGGCACTAAGCCCGTTATCATCAAAGGTGGAAATAAGTGAGTCTAGCGATGCTTTGAAACTAGGAAGAGCACCGGATTCTGCTAGAAGAAGGCTAGCCGAGGTTGAGTCTCTTCTTCCGAGCTTCACAGACCATGATGGACCACCAACCATTTCTGAGGCATCACGGGCAGCCACGGTTAGTACATCCGCACATGATACAACTCCAGGACAGAGTTTTTCAACCTCAGATTTTGCTGCCTCTATCACTTCATAACCTCTTACCGAACCCTTATTAGGCAACGCATTCTTTTCACTTATGATTGAAGGACTGTCGTCTAGCAAGATAGACGCGTCACAACCCTGCATTAAATGATACATAACTCGTTACAAATTATCCTTTTACAT
This is a stretch of genomic DNA from Helianthus annuus cultivar XRQ/B chromosome 16, HanXRQr2.0-SUNRISE, whole genome shotgun sequence. It encodes these proteins:
- the LOC110918761 gene encoding lignin-forming anionic peroxidase, encoding MASPNIITAIFFLLILCVTNNTPCDAQLSSTFYDASCPNALRTIRTSIRTAISRERRMAASILRLHFHDCFVQGCDASILLDDSPSIISEKNALPNKGSVRGYEVIEAAKSEVEKLCPGVVSCADVLTVAARDASEMVGGPSWSVKLGRRDSTSASLLLAESGALPSFKASLDSLISTFDDNGLSARDMVALSGAHTIGQAQCFLFRDRIYNNGSDIDAGFASTRRRGCPVNDGNGNLAPLDLVTPNSFDYTYFKNLIQKKGLLESDQVLFSGGSTDSIVREYSNNPSKFKSDFAAAMVKMSEIRTLTGQEGVIRRICGALP